In the Paenibacillus sp. FSL H7-0357 genome, one interval contains:
- a CDS encoding YqhG family protein, giving the protein MTLSPQQVRKHVMDYLEATECSILEVSPLHVTVKLSPRADRMLTDRPYYWGFVERTGVDPETLSFTFVFDPEKYDSLAAQAAPPPRAQRGAASRPAAGLLPGAGGNHGAAEMEAGADSPAAGFGQPPSAGAAPAEADPQEGILARYFGVVPVLPRIGPGMIRREDIVYGSKRLKQIWAAARDEGKCLQLFEDPGNRQRMTLFSAAYEPWLGVCYKVEMTCDLKREELHFIGISLTSGVIAADFGTKLNSRELTPRLPENIHVQPSELTIAAGADRLEAYLTSQLAKLDYSWAEEARERLRLELSIVDIYYEELLKEQDEEKRLAIQEQYNRRRKETSWQYEPQVAVSAVTYGLFHLRST; this is encoded by the coding sequence ATGACCCTTTCTCCGCAGCAAGTCCGCAAGCATGTCATGGATTATCTGGAAGCAACGGAGTGTTCGATCCTTGAGGTATCTCCGCTGCATGTGACAGTGAAGCTCTCACCGCGCGCCGACCGGATGCTCACCGACCGGCCTTATTATTGGGGGTTCGTGGAACGCACCGGCGTCGATCCGGAGACGCTGTCGTTCACCTTCGTCTTCGACCCGGAGAAGTACGACAGCTTGGCCGCGCAGGCCGCTCCTCCGCCCCGGGCACAGCGGGGTGCGGCAAGCCGCCCTGCGGCCGGGCTTCTGCCGGGCGCAGGAGGCAACCATGGCGCGGCAGAGATGGAAGCCGGCGCGGACAGCCCGGCTGCCGGTTTCGGGCAGCCGCCATCCGCAGGGGCAGCTCCCGCTGAAGCAGATCCGCAGGAAGGCATTCTCGCCCGCTACTTTGGCGTTGTGCCGGTACTGCCGCGGATCGGACCGGGCATGATCCGCCGCGAGGATATAGTATACGGCAGCAAGCGGCTGAAGCAGATCTGGGCCGCCGCGCGTGATGAAGGTAAATGTCTGCAGCTGTTCGAGGACCCGGGAAACAGGCAGCGGATGACACTGTTCTCTGCGGCCTATGAACCGTGGCTAGGCGTCTGTTACAAAGTAGAGATGACTTGCGATCTGAAACGGGAAGAGCTGCATTTTATCGGAATTTCCTTAACCAGCGGGGTCATTGCCGCCGACTTTGGCACGAAGCTGAATTCACGGGAATTAACTCCCCGCTTGCCGGAGAACATTCACGTCCAGCCCTCCGAGCTTACCATTGCCGCCGGGGCCGACCGGCTGGAGGCTTATTTGACTTCACAGCTGGCGAAACTGGACTACAGCTGGGCGGAGGAGGCCCGGGAAAGGCTGCGGCTTGAGCTGAGCATCGTAGACATTTATTATGAGGAGCTGCTCAAAGAACAGGACGAAGAGAAGCGGCTGGCGATCCAGGAGCAATACAACCGCCGCCGGAAGGAGACCTCCTGGCAATACGAGCCGCAGGTTGCAGTTTCTGCCGTAACCTACGGCCTGTTCCATCTGCGCAGCACATAG
- a CDS encoding adenosylcobalamin-dependent ribonucleoside-diphosphate reductase — MERKIYISYIREVFLLSTVKRKQRLEGLSEKIFLDRYAWKDADSNNAKVGDVVLVLTKDDPKFPTKEVGEIVERSGRIVTVKTRSGELVKSDVEKLTLNIEKTPEEMWDRLAAAMASVEKTPELQEEWTGKFRSILDDWKLVPGGRIAAGAGASEELTLFNCYVVPSPKDSRGGIMQTLSEMTEIMARGGGVGINLSSLRPRRAIVRGVNGSSSGSVSWGGLFSYTTGLIEQGGSRRGALMLMINDWHPDVVDFITVKQTMGQVTNANLSVCVSNAFMKAVKEDLDWELVFPDTTDPDYDTIWDGDLDKWKADGRRVIPYRTVKARDVWHTIIESAWKSAEPGVVFMEYYNQMSNSWYFNPIICTNPCGEQGLPGWGVCNLSAVNLSKFYDAENHDVDWADLATTTRYSVRFLDNVIDKTPYHFPENEANQKLERRVGLGTMGLAELMIKLNIRYGSPESLEFLDKLYGFMAREAYLASAEIAGEKGSFQAFDTDKYLQSGFMKNITEVYPEVGESIRKHGMRNVTVITQAPTGSTGTMVGTSTGIEPYFAFKYFRQSRLGYDEQFVPIAQEWLEAHPGEELPDYFVTSMDLSAKDHIRAQAAIQRWVDSSISKTANCPSDFTVEETAELYEMAFDLGCKGVTIYRDGSRDVQVLETTKKEDKKEAPAAETAAPEAVEAAPASAVVAASPAPQANANVVDKQYKKRPQVLRGATYKINTPFGMAYITINDLDGIPAEIFLNVGKAGSDVFAMAEALGRVCSLFLRYGDHGEKVELLIKHLKGIGGSGAIGFGANRVESIADAVAKALETHVLNNAHDDHVPAPIAATLELEDFNEALNAELKASVPPSAAVADDGHGGHAAHSHGAVSRDLCPSCGSASLVNIEGCKTCSNCGYSRCG, encoded by the coding sequence ATGGAACGGAAGATTTACATATCATACATCCGGGAGGTTTTTCTATTGAGTACAGTGAAACGTAAGCAGCGCCTTGAGGGCCTTAGCGAGAAAATATTTTTGGACCGGTATGCGTGGAAGGATGCGGACAGCAATAATGCCAAAGTAGGCGATGTTGTTCTCGTCCTGACCAAAGACGATCCCAAATTCCCTACCAAGGAAGTTGGCGAAATTGTGGAGCGCAGCGGACGGATTGTTACCGTGAAGACACGCAGTGGTGAACTGGTGAAATCGGATGTAGAAAAGCTTACGCTTAATATAGAGAAAACTCCGGAGGAAATGTGGGACCGGCTCGCAGCCGCCATGGCTTCGGTAGAGAAAACGCCTGAGCTTCAGGAAGAATGGACAGGCAAGTTCCGCTCCATTCTCGATGACTGGAAGCTTGTACCGGGCGGCCGGATCGCCGCAGGTGCCGGTGCCAGTGAAGAGCTGACGCTGTTCAACTGTTATGTAGTACCTTCGCCTAAAGACAGCCGCGGCGGAATTATGCAGACACTGTCGGAAATGACCGAGATTATGGCCCGCGGCGGTGGTGTGGGGATTAACCTGTCTTCGCTGCGTCCCCGCCGTGCTATCGTTAGAGGCGTGAACGGATCATCCAGCGGCTCTGTCTCCTGGGGCGGGCTGTTCAGCTATACGACCGGCCTGATTGAGCAGGGCGGCAGCCGCCGTGGCGCGCTGATGCTGATGATCAATGACTGGCACCCGGATGTGGTTGATTTCATTACTGTGAAGCAGACTATGGGTCAAGTGACCAATGCCAACCTTTCAGTATGTGTCAGTAACGCTTTTATGAAAGCTGTTAAAGAGGATCTCGACTGGGAGCTTGTATTCCCGGATACGACTGACCCTGATTATGATACGATTTGGGACGGAGACCTTGATAAATGGAAGGCGGACGGCCGCCGGGTCATTCCTTACCGTACTGTTAAAGCACGCGATGTATGGCATACGATTATTGAATCAGCCTGGAAATCGGCAGAGCCGGGCGTCGTATTCATGGAATACTACAACCAAATGTCCAACAGCTGGTATTTTAATCCGATTATCTGCACCAATCCGTGCGGTGAGCAAGGACTTCCGGGCTGGGGCGTCTGCAACCTGTCCGCCGTCAACCTTTCGAAGTTCTACGATGCGGAGAATCATGATGTGGACTGGGCCGATCTGGCGACGACTACCCGTTATTCTGTTCGTTTCCTGGACAATGTCATTGACAAGACTCCGTATCATTTCCCGGAAAATGAAGCCAACCAGAAGTTGGAACGCCGCGTAGGCCTTGGAACCATGGGTCTGGCTGAGCTGATGATCAAACTGAACATCCGCTACGGCAGTCCTGAATCGCTGGAGTTTCTGGACAAGCTGTACGGCTTTATGGCCCGCGAAGCGTATCTGGCCTCAGCGGAAATTGCCGGCGAGAAGGGTTCGTTCCAGGCGTTTGATACCGACAAATATCTGCAGAGCGGATTTATGAAAAATATCACCGAAGTTTATCCGGAGGTGGGTGAATCCATCCGCAAGCATGGCATGCGCAACGTTACCGTTATTACCCAGGCGCCTACAGGCAGCACAGGTACAATGGTAGGAACTTCGACTGGTATTGAGCCTTATTTTGCCTTCAAATATTTCCGTCAAAGCCGTCTCGGCTACGACGAGCAGTTCGTGCCAATCGCACAGGAATGGCTGGAAGCCCATCCGGGTGAAGAGCTGCCTGATTATTTCGTAACTTCGATGGATTTGTCGGCTAAAGATCACATCCGTGCGCAGGCTGCAATTCAGCGCTGGGTGGACAGCTCGATCTCCAAGACCGCCAACTGCCCGTCAGACTTCACCGTTGAAGAAACTGCCGAGCTGTACGAAATGGCCTTCGATCTGGGCTGCAAAGGTGTAACTATATACCGCGATGGCAGCCGCGATGTGCAAGTGCTGGAAACCACAAAGAAGGAAGACAAGAAAGAGGCTCCGGCAGCGGAAACGGCTGCACCGGAAGCAGTAGAAGCTGCACCGGCCAGCGCAGTTGTGGCAGCGAGCCCTGCACCACAGGCCAATGCCAATGTTGTCGACAAGCAATACAAGAAACGCCCGCAGGTGCTGCGCGGCGCAACCTATAAGATCAACACTCCATTCGGCATGGCGTATATCACCATCAATGACCTGGATGGCATTCCGGCAGAAATCTTCCTGAATGTCGGCAAAGCAGGCTCCGACGTCTTCGCCATGGCGGAAGCATTGGGCCGTGTCTGCTCGCTGTTCCTCCGTTACGGCGACCACGGCGAGAAGGTCGAGCTGCTGATCAAGCATCTCAAGGGCATCGGCGGCTCCGGTGCCATCGGCTTCGGCGCGAACCGCGTCGAGTCCATCGCCGACGCGGTAGCGAAGGCACTGGAAACACATGTGCTGAACAATGCACATGACGACCATGTCCCAGCTCCGATCGCGGCAACGCTGGAGCTGGAGGATTTCAACGAAGCGCTGAACGCCGAGTTGAAAGCGAGCGTACCACCATCTGCGGCAGTAGCGGACGACGGCCACGGCGGCCATGCCGCACACAGCCATGGGGCGGTCTCCCGCGACCTCTGCCCATCCTGCGGCAGCGCCTCGCTGGTTAACATCGAAGGCTGTAAGACCTGCAGCAACTGCGGGTATAGCCGGTGTGGGTAA
- a CDS encoding DEAD/DEAH box helicase, protein MTQLSRNSLTQEVKTPVPLLPVPLSFERNWLHDLESRLEKGGPWGDLRLSRLAVQGEESGLVTSFDELQCLKHLSGLSPLPHQLDTAHKVLFEMSGRAILADEVGLGKTIEAGLVLKEYLVRGLVSKVLILVPASLVLQWVRELNAKFGITAVAQKKSYSWGNDIVVASMDTAKRDPHKELLLGSEYDMLIIDEAHKLKNKKSTNYQFVQQLRKKYCLLLTATPVQNDLGELFNLITLLKPGQLGNQGDFAANFVVDKRQPKNEVQLRGELSKVMIRNRRGEGPVNFTKRKVRNIPLTLSPEEKVLYDGVTAFVKDQYQESGGNLSSMLSLVTLQREVCSSRDAVFITLVNLIKKLPADSPKRERMMELLQSIRTVKTNTKAEKTMELIREMNEKVIVFTEYRATQEYLLQYFREHGLQCVSYSGGMNRGKKDWMMDLFRGRAQVMIATEAGGEGINLQFCHHMINFDLPWNPMRVEQRIGRVHRLGQENDVVIYNLSTKGTIEEHILHLLHEKINMFEMVIGGLDVILERFEKKESLEKSLYKIMLEARSDEELRSGLDHIGESISELTQGIQNESEAT, encoded by the coding sequence ATGACGCAATTATCCCGCAATTCCCTGACGCAAGAGGTCAAGACACCCGTACCGCTGCTGCCTGTTCCCCTATCCTTTGAGCGAAACTGGCTGCATGATCTGGAGTCGAGACTGGAGAAAGGCGGGCCTTGGGGAGACCTGAGGTTATCCCGGCTTGCCGTGCAGGGTGAAGAATCGGGCCTTGTCACCAGCTTCGACGAGCTGCAATGCCTGAAGCATTTGTCAGGACTGTCTCCGCTTCCCCACCAGCTTGATACCGCTCATAAGGTACTCTTTGAAATGTCTGGCCGGGCGATTCTCGCCGACGAAGTCGGACTCGGCAAAACGATCGAAGCCGGTCTCGTGCTTAAGGAATATTTGGTACGCGGACTGGTAAGCAAAGTGCTGATTCTGGTTCCCGCCTCACTCGTCCTGCAGTGGGTACGCGAGCTGAACGCCAAATTCGGCATTACTGCCGTAGCACAAAAGAAGTCCTATTCCTGGGGAAATGACATTGTGGTCGCCTCCATGGACACCGCCAAACGTGATCCGCATAAAGAACTGCTGCTCGGCAGCGAATACGACATGCTGATAATCGACGAGGCCCATAAGCTGAAGAACAAGAAGTCCACCAACTACCAGTTCGTTCAGCAGTTGCGCAAAAAGTACTGCCTGCTGCTCACCGCCACTCCTGTACAGAATGACCTCGGCGAGCTGTTCAACCTGATCACCCTGCTGAAGCCGGGGCAGCTTGGCAATCAGGGGGATTTTGCCGCTAATTTCGTCGTGGACAAACGCCAGCCGAAGAATGAAGTCCAGCTGAGAGGCGAGCTGTCCAAAGTTATGATCCGCAACCGCCGCGGCGAGGGCCCGGTCAACTTCACCAAGCGCAAGGTCCGCAATATTCCGCTCACGCTCTCACCGGAAGAGAAGGTATTATATGACGGCGTTACCGCCTTTGTCAAAGACCAATATCAGGAATCAGGCGGCAATCTCAGCAGCATGCTCTCTCTGGTTACGCTTCAGCGTGAGGTATGCAGCAGCCGCGATGCTGTATTCATTACCTTGGTGAACCTAATCAAAAAGCTACCTGCCGATTCTCCGAAACGGGAGCGGATGATGGAGCTGCTGCAGAGCATCCGCACCGTCAAGACGAATACCAAAGCGGAGAAAACGATGGAGCTGATCCGTGAAATGAACGAAAAGGTTATCGTCTTCACTGAATACCGCGCCACGCAGGAGTATCTGCTGCAATACTTCCGTGAACACGGGCTGCAGTGTGTGTCATACTCCGGCGGGATGAACCGCGGCAAGAAGGACTGGATGATGGATCTTTTCCGTGGACGGGCCCAGGTGATGATTGCCACGGAAGCCGGCGGTGAGGGCATCAATCTGCAGTTCTGCCACCATATGATCAATTTCGATCTGCCGTGGAACCCGATGCGGGTCGAGCAGCGGATCGGCCGTGTCCACCGTCTGGGCCAGGAGAACGATGTGGTCATCTACAACCTCTCCACAAAAGGCACCATCGAAGAGCATATCCTGCATCTGCTGCATGAGAAAATCAACATGTTCGAGATGGTTATCGGCGGTTTGGATGTGATCCTGGAACGTTTCGAGAAAAAGGAATCACTGGAGAAAAGCCTTTATAAAATCATGCTTGAAGCCCGCAGCGACGAGGAGCTGCGCAGCGGACTCGACCACATCGGCGAATCCATCAGCGAGCTGACCCAAGGCATACAGAATGAAAGCGAGGCCACCTGA
- a CDS encoding divergent polysaccharide deacetylase family protein: MKKSNHTGKRTILYPFITVVALMTALVPAAATAHGTSAGSVSHHVRGSRSVVSSSVLAEPAVIGSAKAEGTQEKKQHTRSRVAIIVDDFGNDMRGTEEMFKLPVKITVAVMPFLPTTEKDARRAHEQGFDVLVHLPMEPKQGKPEWLGPGAVLTRMSDSEVRKQVEAALDNVPFAVGINNHMGSKVTGDERVMGIVLAVCKERGLFFVDSHTNYRSVAGRMAREIGLPPVENHIFLDDVHTASHVVKQMRLVQERALNQNYCVTIGHVGIQGKETAAGIRSGIGEIKDSVEFVGISELVRDEWQWNSKLTLP, from the coding sequence TTGAAAAAGAGCAATCATACGGGCAAACGCACCATTCTGTATCCATTCATTACTGTTGTCGCATTGATGACGGCGCTGGTTCCGGCCGCTGCAACTGCGCACGGAACATCAGCTGGTTCAGTTTCACATCACGTCAGGGGCAGCCGGTCTGTAGTGTCTTCATCCGTCCTTGCCGAACCTGCCGTGATCGGCAGCGCTAAGGCTGAAGGAACCCAGGAGAAGAAACAACATACCCGCAGCAGGGTAGCCATCATTGTCGATGATTTCGGCAATGACATGCGTGGTACGGAGGAAATGTTCAAATTGCCGGTTAAGATCACTGTTGCCGTAATGCCGTTTCTACCGACTACAGAGAAGGATGCACGGCGCGCACATGAGCAGGGCTTCGATGTGCTGGTGCATTTGCCGATGGAACCGAAGCAAGGCAAACCCGAGTGGCTGGGTCCGGGTGCAGTTCTGACCCGGATGAGCGATTCCGAGGTACGCAAGCAGGTCGAGGCTGCACTGGACAATGTTCCTTTTGCCGTGGGAATCAACAATCACATGGGCTCCAAGGTAACCGGTGATGAGCGGGTGATGGGCATTGTGCTGGCGGTCTGCAAGGAACGCGGATTATTTTTTGTGGACAGCCATACGAATTACCGTTCGGTAGCCGGCAGAATGGCCCGTGAGATCGGGCTGCCGCCTGTGGAGAATCATATCTTTCTGGACGATGTTCATACGGCAAGCCATGTCGTGAAGCAAATGCGGCTGGTGCAGGAAAGGGCGCTGAACCAGAACTATTGTGTAACGATCGGCCATGTTGGCATCCAGGGCAAAGAGACCGCTGCGGGCATCCGCAGCGGCATTGGTGAAATAAAGGACAGTGTCGAGTTTGTAGGCATTTCCGAACTGGTCCGGGACGAATGGCAATGGAATTCGAAGCTTACACTTCCATAA
- a CDS encoding YqzE family protein → MASSGDELVKYITEKVVVYIEDPRASRARRKAEKEPWAEKWFGMLPLGWSIWRSKWSRNDKK, encoded by the coding sequence ATGGCTTCCAGCGGTGATGAACTGGTGAAGTATATTACGGAAAAGGTAGTCGTTTATATCGAAGATCCGCGTGCCAGCCGGGCGCGCCGAAAGGCCGAGAAAGAGCCGTGGGCAGAGAAATGGTTTGGCATGCTGCCGCTCGGCTGGTCGATCTGGCGGAGCAAATGGAGCCGGAACGACAAGAAATGA
- a CDS encoding N-acetylmuramoyl-L-alanine amidase family protein has product MNYLNYLNQTRNQSTRGNVTLRRLFVIVSTALLLMLPLGHAGIVQASPAPSGAGAKEERQHMLGHDQRIILIDAGHGGIDGGTSYGTILEKDITLAISRRLFLLLRSDGFDAILNRTGDYAPSDENRWLRSSSRHLRDLAQRKELAETLPANVVVSVHINWAASPSKHGPLVLYRQEGRSFLLASSIQDQLNQLYNVKASPRQGKPFYLLNKITATTVIVEAGFVSSPTDREKLCSPKGQEEIAEAIANGIAGYLMEV; this is encoded by the coding sequence TTGAACTACTTGAACTACCTGAACCAAACCAGAAACCAATCCACCCGGGGAAACGTTACACTGCGCCGGCTGTTCGTTATCGTGTCAACCGCCCTGCTGCTTATGCTTCCCCTGGGACATGCAGGAATTGTGCAGGCGTCTCCGGCGCCTTCAGGAGCCGGGGCGAAAGAAGAGCGCCAGCATATGCTCGGCCATGATCAGCGGATCATTCTGATTGATGCCGGGCATGGGGGAATTGACGGTGGTACGTCATATGGCACCATCCTTGAAAAGGATATCACGCTCGCTATCTCCCGCCGGCTGTTCCTGCTGCTGCGCAGTGACGGCTTTGATGCGATCCTTAACCGGACCGGTGACTATGCCCCCAGCGATGAGAACCGCTGGCTGCGCAGCTCCTCCCGCCATTTGCGGGATCTTGCCCAGCGCAAGGAGCTGGCCGAGACGCTTCCGGCAAATGTCGTGGTCAGCGTTCATATTAACTGGGCCGCTTCCCCCTCCAAACACGGGCCGCTCGTGCTGTACCGCCAGGAAGGCCGCAGCTTCCTGCTGGCCAGTTCGATACAGGACCAGCTCAATCAGCTCTATAATGTAAAAGCCAGCCCGAGACAGGGTAAGCCTTTTTATCTGCTCAACAAAATAACCGCCACAACAGTGATCGTTGAGGCGGGATTTGTGAGCAGCCCGACCGACCGCGAGAAGCTTTGCAGTCCGAAGGGCCAAGAGGAAATTGCTGAAGCGATTGCTAACGGTATTGCCGGGTATCTTATGGAAGTGTAA
- a CDS encoding glycerol dehydrogenase: MNQVIYSPSKYIQGGGEISKLGAYCRQMGATGAYAIVDPYILATYGNDIVSSFDAESMPLVQREFKGECCLKLVEQIVAELDLNATGVILGIGGGKTLDTAKAVSRYTGLPVVIVPTVASTDAPCSALSVLYSEEGEFDRYLPLLQSPNAVIADVDIIAKAPPRLLAAGMGDALSTFFEARACRNSGAVTHAGGQSSIAAFALARACLDTLLAEGAEALEDARQGIASAAVGRIVEANIYLSGIGFESGGLAAAHAIHNGLTVLEECRHMLHGEKVAFATLAQLMLEHAAEEEIAAVVTFCREVGLPVTLKDMGLSGMEPGKLMAAAQASCEADSPMANMPFEVSPQDVFDAIIAADRRGQQAG; encoded by the coding sequence ATGAATCAAGTCATCTATTCCCCGTCAAAATATATTCAAGGCGGCGGTGAAATCTCGAAGCTGGGCGCTTATTGCAGACAAATGGGAGCCACAGGGGCTTATGCCATTGTAGATCCTTACATCCTCGCTACCTACGGAAATGATATTGTCAGCAGCTTTGACGCTGAGTCTATGCCGCTTGTTCAGCGTGAGTTCAAGGGAGAATGTTGTCTAAAGCTGGTGGAGCAAATTGTTGCGGAGCTGGACTTGAACGCGACAGGTGTAATTCTGGGCATCGGCGGCGGCAAAACACTGGACACGGCCAAAGCCGTAAGCCGTTATACCGGATTGCCGGTGGTCATTGTTCCGACAGTGGCTTCTACGGATGCGCCCTGCAGCGCATTGTCGGTACTTTATTCGGAGGAGGGCGAGTTTGACCGCTATCTCCCTCTGCTGCAAAGTCCTAATGCCGTAATCGCCGACGTAGATATTATTGCTAAAGCCCCTCCGAGATTGCTGGCGGCAGGAATGGGCGATGCGTTGTCCACTTTTTTTGAAGCAAGGGCTTGCCGTAATTCCGGCGCTGTGACCCATGCAGGGGGACAGAGCTCGATCGCCGCATTTGCGCTGGCGCGTGCTTGTCTGGATACGCTTCTCGCTGAAGGAGCTGAGGCCTTAGAGGATGCCCGCCAAGGAATAGCCTCGGCGGCTGTCGGCCGTATCGTGGAAGCGAATATTTACCTTAGCGGCATCGGCTTTGAGAGCGGCGGACTTGCCGCCGCCCATGCCATTCATAACGGACTGACTGTGCTTGAGGAATGCCGGCATATGCTTCACGGGGAAAAGGTGGCGTTCGCCACGCTGGCGCAGCTGATGCTGGAGCATGCAGCGGAGGAGGAGATCGCTGCCGTTGTTACTTTCTGCCGGGAGGTCGGCCTGCCTGTAACGCTTAAGGATATGGGCCTTTCTGGGATGGAGCCGGGGAAACTTATGGCTGCGGCCCAAGCCAGCTGTGAGGCAGACAGCCCGATGGCAAATATGCCGTTTGAGGTATCCCCGCAGGATGTATTTGATGCGATCATTGCCGCTGACCGCCGGGGGCAGCAGGCCGGATAA
- a CDS encoding abortive infection system antitoxin AbiGi family protein — protein sequence MDRNPRDRDDFSRFLVHLTRDYNKDNALDNLVNIIKTQTLEARNHHCLFKYDFDKLNFTKKLKNSFNTVCFTEVPLHQIKNITADIKRQIKLKPYGLVFWKAELFNKGASPAIYINSTGSQLKKYLLDDFRKNFEDISRYAELTIEKSEFHKELVQYYSLINIVEPKHDFMWEREWRYTGSFKFRLVDLVGIIAEDSKSFREKCKAEITSEKILADLKRVPIISPEWGYEEMFEELAIKLWNNAGK from the coding sequence TTGGATAGAAACCCACGCGATAGAGATGATTTCTCACGGTTCCTGGTACATTTAACAAGAGATTATAATAAGGATAATGCGCTCGATAATCTTGTGAATATAATCAAAACACAAACGCTTGAAGCACGGAACCATCATTGTCTGTTTAAATATGATTTCGATAAATTAAATTTTACCAAGAAACTCAAAAATAGCTTTAACACAGTATGTTTTACAGAGGTGCCTTTACATCAAATTAAAAATATTACTGCCGATATAAAACGCCAAATCAAACTAAAACCATATGGGCTGGTCTTTTGGAAAGCTGAACTATTTAATAAGGGAGCAAGTCCTGCTATTTATATCAATTCAACAGGCTCTCAATTAAAAAAATATTTGCTAGATGACTTTCGTAAAAACTTTGAAGATATTAGTAGATATGCAGAGTTAACAATTGAAAAATCTGAATTTCATAAAGAATTAGTTCAATATTATTCTCTAATAAATATCGTTGAACCTAAGCATGACTTTATGTGGGAAAGAGAATGGCGCTACACAGGCAGTTTTAAGTTTCGACTTGTTGATTTAGTTGGAATAATCGCAGAGGATTCTAAATCTTTTCGGGAAAAATGCAAAGCGGAAATAACTTCAGAAAAAATTCTTGCAGACTTAAAAAGAGTTCCTATCATTTCACCTGAATGGGGGTATGAAGAGATGTTCGAGGAACTAGCAATTAAACTGTGGAATAATGCTGGAAAATAG